The Canis lupus dingo isolate Sandy chromosome 26, ASM325472v2, whole genome shotgun sequence genome has a segment encoding these proteins:
- the LOC112677001 gene encoding coiled-coil domain-containing protein 74B-like, producing MGSVLVNVRYKLEKNEYLLMLDEVSYQSLCASPDSAGQLRPPQTPSLQPQQLGRRGSQPPRGAPSPAAAALVLGPLSQGALGGERPFFRERPSATLRPACSPGRSKRPKQAYQSGRPSGLQPQAAFQARVLERGRDLVQAPPPRTPRPGARARFHGDAAPGRGSPATERACGGGGGGGYMSVGATAGQRPPSSGTSGSRGASRPRPRPPAALQPSGQHGAQAGLSEAQKRVLDLEKSLQFLQQQHSDTLVRLHEEIEYLKRENKDLHYKLIMNQKPKKVTALAAANSQGKARPQLASSKKRDSKTNVPQKMDLEEESPAAALLHNGKLDKGPGMQGPAKDEEVETFSTVATSAAGGQHKGKQPPTMGLPPYLRKPTTLQQCEVVIRQLWNANLLQAQELQHLKTLLEGKQRPKAAPEEAGPSSPKDQEAPHLGAMQLPKVPTKGVPMKCLILSPMPVAERSVLPTLKQNLKSSFAERQKRLQVVRSRRLHRSVL from the exons ATGGGGTCTGTCTTGGTGAATGTTAGATATAaacttgagaagaatgagtaTCTGCTGATGTTGGATGAGGTATCCTATCAGT CTCTTTGCGCTTCCCCGGACTCCGCGGGGCAGCTGAGGCCGCCGCAAACCCCCAGTTTACAGCCTCAGCAACTCGGCCGCCGCggctcccagcctcccaggggcGCCCCGTCTCCAGCTGCGGCGGCCCTCGTCCTCGGTCCCCTCAGCCAGGGCGCGCTCGGGGGAGAGCGGCCCTTCTTCCGGGAGCGGCCTTCCGCCACTTTGCGTCCCGCTTGCTCTCCGGGGCGTTC GAAGCGACCCAAACAAGCGTACCAAAGCGGACGGCCGTCGGGCCTCCAGCCACAGGCGGCCTTTCAGGCCCGGGTACTCGAGCGGGGGCGGGACTTggtgcaggccccgcccccgcggacGCCCCGCCCCGGCGCTCGCGCCCGTTTCCACGGCGACGCGGCGCCCGGCCGGGGCAGCCCAGCCACAGAGCGGgcgtgcggcggcggcggcggcggcggctacATGAGCGTCGGGGCGACGGCGGGGCAGCGGCCCCCCAGCTCGGggacctcgggctcccggggcgcgtcgcgcccgcgcccgcgcccgcccgcggcCCTGCAGCCCTCCGGCCAGCACGGCGCTCAGGCTGGGCTCAGCGAGGCGCAGAAGCGGGTCCTGGACCTGGAGAAGAGCCTGCAGTTTCTGCAGCAGCAGCACTCCGACACGCTGGTCAGGCTCCACGAGGAGATCGAGTACCTCAAGCGGGAGAACAAGG ATCTTCATTACAAGCTAATAATGAATCAGAAGCCAAAGAAAG TGACTGCCCTGGCTGCAGCCAACTCTCAAGGCAAGGCCCGGCCCCAGCTCGCCTCCTCCAAGAAGCGGGACTCGAAAACTAATGTTCCCCAGAAGATGGACCTGGAAGAGGAGAGCCCAGCTGCTGCCCTGCTACACAACGGCAAGCTGGACAAAGGCCCAGGGATGCAGGGGCCAGCCAA AGATGAAGAAGTGGAGACCTTCAGTACAGTGGCCACCTCCGCAGCAGGTGGCCAGCACAAGGGCAAGCAGCCCCCCACGATGGGCCTGCCGCCATACCTGCGCAAGCCAACCACGCTTCAGCAGTGTGAGGTGGTTATCCGCCAGCTGTGGAACGCCAACCTCCTGCAGGCCCAAGAG TTGCAGCACCTCAAGACCCTCCTGGAAGGGAAGCAGAGGCCCAAGGCTGCCCCAGAGGAGGCTGGGCCCAGCTCTCCGAA GGACCAGGAGGCACCTCATCTGGGAGCCATGCAGCTCCCCAAGGTCCCCACCAAGGGCGTCCCTATGAAATG CCTGATTCTAAGCCCGATGCCCGTGGCAGAGCGCTCCGTGCTGCCCACGCTGAAGCAGAACCTGAAGAGCAGCTTCGCTGAGCGGCAGAAAAGGCTGCAGGTGGTGCGGAGCCGGCGGCTGCACCGCTCGGTGCTCTGA